Genomic segment of Deinococcus aestuarii:
AGGCCGACTTCAAGCAGATCTTTTCCAGGAGAACCCTCATGACTGATGCCTCTGCCCCCCCCGCTCTCCTTCCCGCCGACGACCCCGCCCGGCAGCTCACCGTGGCCCGTCCGGAGACCGACCCGAGCCTGCCCCACGTCGCCATCATGGGGGACACCTACACGATTCTGGTGACGGGGCGGGAGACGGCGGGCCGCTACACCCTGATCGATATGCTCGTGCCCCCCGGCGGTGGTCCCGCTCCCCACCGCCACGACTTCGAGGAGATGTTCAGCGTGCTGGAGGGCGAGATCGAGCTGACCTTCCGGGGCCAGACCCTGACGGCGCGGGCGGGCGAGACGGTCAACATCCCCGCGAACGCGCCGCACGCCTTCACGAACAGGACGGACCGGACAGCGCGGATGCTGTGCGTGTGCGCGCCCGCCGGTCAGGAGGAGTTCTTCCTGGCCGTGGGCACGCTGGTTGCCACCCGGACCACGCCCGCCCCGACGATGAGCGAGGCCGAGCGCGAGGCGTTCAAGCGCAAGGCCGCCGAGCTGGCCCCGAAGTACCGCACGGAACTCCTTCCGCCTGCCTGAGCAGGCAGTGGAGTGATCGCTCGGCTCAGGCAGGGCGCTTCACACCGGTGAGGTGCCCAGGGTCCGCAGCCCCGTCCCCGCTCACCGTTCAGCGGTCGGCCGGCCTTCGGCGTGGTGATCCGCCACTTCACCCGGACAGATGTCTTCCGCGAGCGAGGCCGAGCGAGAGGCGTTCAAGGGGTCGCACCAGCAGTGACGCGGAAACAAACGCCAAGCCTCCACGCCCTGCTCCAGGTCCTCAACACGAGCCTGCCTCGCGTCTCGAATAGGCAAGGTGCCGCGGCACCAAGCGGAGCGTCAGGGTGGGTGAGCGCACGTCAACCTCACGGCCGGCTGGGGCGACCGACCAGCCTCGTTCCCAGGCCAGCCGCGAGCAGGCTGGCCGCCCCGCACAACATGACCATGCAGCGCCCCTGCCGCGACGCTCACGGAAGACACGGGGTTGTCCAGAATGCTCTGAAGGCGACGGCCCTCCTGCACGCTGCGCCGCACGGCATTCCGGGCGGCTCGGAAGGAGGTCGCGGTGACCCCTCTAGCGCTCGATCAGGCGGGCCACGGCGTCCTTGATGGCCTGGCGGCGCGCGGCGCGGGCCTCCTCGTCCCGGAGGTCGGCGACACAGGTGGGCAGCTCGACCAAGGCCAGCAGCAGCTCCAGAAGAACGGGGGCCGGAAAGTGGGTCCCGAGCCTTCCCTCCCGCTGTGCCTGAGCGATGGCCTCGACCTTGGCCTGGACCGTCTCGGCCAGGCGGGAGGCCTTCTCCCCCCCGCCCCCCCGTTCCAGGCGGTCCCAGTTCACCAGCCGCATCAGCTCGGGGTGCGCCTGATACCGGTCGAACACCCGTGCGGCGTACTCCGGGAGGTCCTGGGTGTCCAGCGGCACTTCCTGGAGGTGCCAGGCGACCAACCACTCGCCCACCGCCTCCAGCAGCCCCTCCTTACTGCCGAAGTAGGTGTAGATCATCGCCTTGTTGCTGGCCGACGCGGCGGCGATGCGATCCACCCGGGCACCCGCGATGCCGTAGTGAGAAAACTCGGCCACCGCTGCCTCCAGGATGCGCTTGCGGGTGGCTTGGGCGTCACGCTTCACCCCCCGATTGTACGGGTTCCCAGTTCAACTAACTAGATAGTTGACAAGGGGGGCCTCATTTGGTGAAGTAGAGCAAACAACCAGTTGGTTGTTTCGTGGACCCAGCCGCCCTTCCTGGAGGCACCCCTATGCCCAACACGTTGAAGAGTCTTCCGCACCTGTCACCAGCCACACCCTGGAGGCCGTCATGACCCTCCGCAATGAGCCAAGAACAGCCCTGGTCACGGGCGCCACGGGGGGCATCGGCCAAGAGACGGCTCTGGAACTGGCGAGGCAGGGCTACCGGGTGCTGGTCACCGCCCGCGACGCGGCCAAGGGCCAGCAGGTCCTGGAGGACCTCCGGGCCCAGGGCCGGGGTGCGGTGCCCGAACTGTTCGTTGGCGACCTGTCGAGCATGGGGGACGTGCGCCGCATCGCGCTGGAGGTGCGGGACCGGCACGGGCGGCTGGACGTGCTGGTGAACAACGCGGGCGGGGTCTTCCGGGAACGGAGGACCACCGTGGACGGCTTCGAGTCCACCTTCGCCTTCAACCACCTGGCTTACTTCCTGCTGACGCACCTCCTGCTGGAGCCCCTGCGGGCCGCCGGGCGGGCGCGGGTGGTGAGCGTGTCCTCGTCGGCCAACCGGATGGGCCGCGTGCGCTGGGACGACCCCCAGTTCACCCAGGGCTACTCGCCCACCGCCGCCTACGCCCAGAGCAAGCTCATGAACATCCTGTTCGCCAACGCGCTGGCCCGCCGGCTGCGGAGCACGGGCGTCACCAGCAACTCGCTGCACCCGGGCCGGGTCCGCTCGGGCTTCGGCGAGGACCTGACCGGACTCACCCGGGTCATCTTCAACCTCACCAGCTTCTGGGCCCTCTCCCCCCAGCAGGGCGCGCAGACGAGCGTGTACCTCGCCACCTCTCCCGAGGTGGGGGGTGTCACTGGGACATACTTCCAGGATAAGAAGCCCCAGCGGGCCAACCGGGTTGCCTACGACCAGGCCGCGCAGGACCGGCTGTGGGCCCTGTCGGAGCAGGTGGTGGGGCGGTGGCTGGACCCGGTGGAGCAGGAGCAGGCCGCCGTCCCGCGCTGAGCCCCGCACTGCGGCGGGAGGCGTTCGAGCCGCAAACTGCCCCCAAGGACCGGAAGGGCCAGGAGGATCAGCTTGGGGCGCTGGTCCTCGTGGTGAAGGGGTTGTACGAGAGTTGGAACCGTAACTGGCACGAAGCCCAGAAGTGCCGCGAGATCCTGCTGGAACTGCCGTTCTCCCAGGAACGCCCGTGCCACCTCCCCCGACGAATCGCTGAGATCGGCGCCCAGAGCGAAGCGTGCGATGTTGTGGAGATCGTGGCTCTCCCCTAGAAGTACGACCGCGTGATTGTCCGCTTTCCTGTCTAGCCCTCTTGCGCGTGAACGCCGTTTCCCGGACCCTGAGGCTCCGGGCCGGCTGAGCGGACGCCGCAGCCGGGTCGGCGACTGGGCCACCGCCACCCCTCCGCCTCACCACCCTCTGCCCGCCTTCGCCGCGCCCTGCGGGAGGCGCGGCCCTCTGCGAGAGCGACCGCCGAAGCCGCCCCCTTCGGCGCATCTTCCCAGCGCCGAACCCCGGCCCCTGGGCCGGAAGCGGGCCGCGCCGCGCCCAAGCCCCACGCGAGGACGGACCTCGCGCCTTCCCACCCCGTGCCCGGCCTGACGTGCCCTCCCAACGACGGTCGGAACCGGACAGCCAAGGAGCCGCCGGGGAGCTTGCCGCTTCGCCAGGGGCGCCGCCTCAGCCGCCCCACTCCCCCACGCAGTGGTCCTGACCCGGCTGTCCGGGGCGCGACCATCACTCGGCCCCGATCCCCAGCACGAGGTGTGGCCGCTCCTCCAAGTCGCAAGTCGGGGAAGACCTCGACACTGGAGACGACGGCACCCCACGCGCCAGCGGTCGCGGTCTCGTTCACCCCACCATGTTCGCCGAGACGCGAGCCCACTGGGATGTGCCAAAGAGCGGACGCTTCAGCACTCTCGTACCCTGGGCCGGGTCAGGGGTGTACGGGTGGGGGAGCCGCGCCTTCCCGTCCTGTGTCGTCTGCCCTCTGGGTTGCTCTCACAGGACTTTGTCAGAGGTATGAAGGCTCTGCCCGCCCCTGCCTTCCTGATGGGGTGGTTCAGCGGCGAGGTGTCCATCGCTGTTCATGCACCTGGCTGTCGACCCCTTGCGCCCCTTCTGGCAAAGTCCTGTGAGTGACTTCGACCCTGCGGAACCAATGGCGGGCCCAACCTGGTGTACGCTGCTTGCACCGTTGACAACCAACCGGAGGTGGAGTCGTGAACACATTCGTGACCCAGACGATCCCCGACGCCCTCGTGCCCCTCCACCGTGATCTCCAGCTCCGTGCACAACGAGACGACTTTTCAGGGGTCGTGCTCGTTGATCACCAGGGTGACACCCTCTTCCAGCAGTCGTACGGTTGGGCGCAGCGGGGTTCACGTACCCCGAACACCCTCGACACCTGCTTCAATCTGGCGTCCATCAGCAAGTGTTTCACCGCCATTGGCGTTCTCCAGCTCGCCCAACGGGGCCTGCTCGCCTTTGAAGACCCCGTCAGCCGCTTTCTTCCCGAGTGGCCGCAGCCAGTCGGTCATCAGATCACCGTCCATCACCTGCTGACTCACCAAGCGGGCCTCCCCGCCCTCAGCCCGGAGGATTGGCGAAACAACGACCGGACGGTGGGTGGGATCGTTGCGCGGCTGCGTCAGCTCCCCCATGCGGACGAGCCGGGAACGCTCGTGGATTACAGCAATTCGGCGTACATCCTGCTGGCTGGCCTTTTGGAGCGGGTCTCCGGCCAGGACTACTTCACCTACCTGGCCCGGAACGTGTTTGAACCTGCTGGAATGAATCACACCCGTTTCCCTGACCTTGACCTCGACCCGCCCGAGACCGCCTTCGGGTATGTCCACCGTGACGCAGATGGCCGTCCAAACCCTGATGCGCCGCTCCGAATGGTGTTGGGCAGCGCCGGGTGGAAGGCGATGGGCTCGCATGGAGCCTACGGAACGGCGCACGACCTCGTGCAGTTCACCCGGGCCCTCCTCGATCAACGGTTGCTGGCGCCTGAGTTGACGCGGTTGGCGTTGGAGGGCAAGGTGGACTTCCAACTGCCGCCGTTTCCTCAATGCCGGTACGGGTACGGCTTCATCGAGCGGTCCAGAGGCCCGGAAGGCTGGCGAGGGGTAGGGCACACGGGTGGGGGCCTGGGTGTGTCGGATGAAGTTGTGGTCTTCCCAGAGCAGCGCATGACGGTGGTGGTGTTGGGGAACTTCGACTCCTCGAACGCCTGGGAGGTCGTGGATCAGGTTGTGGAAGCCCTCGCCACACCATGACTGTGCGTTGAGCACGCGATTGGGTGGAAAGACGGCCCAAATGGATGGGTTAATATGACGGGGTGTCCGAGGGCTTCGACTTCTCCACCGCCGAGGTTCTGAACTGGGAGATACAGGCGGTGTGGGAGGCGCTGGAGAGCGGCGAACTGCGCGTCAGCATCCACGCCCAGAACGAGATCAACCTCGACGCCCTCACCCTGGAAGACGTGGACGACGCCATCAGCTCCTACGACGAGGTGAGCGAGGACCTCCCCGGCGCAGGGGGCCGGGCGCCGGGACTGAACTTCGACCGCCTCCTGGGCCGTGTCCGCCTGCGGGTCAAGGTGGGCTGACGAGGGATGTACGACATCGTCGTGACGGCGATGGCGAACTGAGAAGAGGAAGGTCATGCCCGACACCCCCATGACCCACACCTTCCCCAGCTGTGAGGGCATCACGGTGATTCTCCACGACGTGCCTACGATGGTCGATGTCGAGACCGGCGAAGTCGTCGGCTTCCGCCTCGACGTGTCGGGGGCCATCGCGCACCTCGTTCAGGAGGCGGCTCGTGGGCAGGCGCCCGGAGCCACCGTCGAGCGGTGCTATGAACCCCACTCGGAGCTGGCGCCCCCGACGCCGGACCCGGTGAGCTTGGAGCTGCGCCGGGTGCTGCGCGAGCGGGGCCTCACAGGCGCCGAGATCGCCGAGCGGCTGGGCATCAAGCCGCCGCTGGTCTCGCGCTGGCTCAGCTCCAACTCCCACCAACACGGCATGGACACGCTGCGGCGCATCGCCGACGCCTTGGACATGGACGTGGAGGTCAAGCTCAAGCCTAGGGAACGCAAGACGGCCTCGTAGCGCGTCCACGGGCTGTCAGCACACCGCACGGTCTGAATCGGGGGAAGCGACGCGCACGTCCTCCCCCTGGGGCTGCTCCTGAAGGTCTCGGCCCTGCCCTGCCGTCAAGCCGGAACGGCGGGGGTCGGCGGCCACCCCAGCACCGCTCCCAGTGCCGCGACGACTTGCGGGTCAAAGTGCGGCCCGGCCTGGTCCCTCAACTCCCGCACCACGGCCTGCGCGGGCCACGCCGGCTTGTAGGAACGCGGTGAGATCAGGGCGTCATACACGTCGCACACGGCCAGCACGCGGGCCAGCAACGGGACGGCCTCGCCGGAGAGCCGATCCGGGTAGCCTGCGCCATCCAACCGTTCATGGTGGTGCCGCACGGCTGCCCGCACCGTCCGGGAGGCGCCCGGCAGCAGGCCGGTGAGGCAGGCGCTGTAGACCGGGTGCCGCTGCATCTGACGCCAATCCTGCCCGCTCAGGGGTCCGGCCTTCCGGCGCACCCGCGTCGGGATCAACAGCTTGCC
This window contains:
- a CDS encoding cupin domain-containing protein, whose amino-acid sequence is MTDASAPPALLPADDPARQLTVARPETDPSLPHVAIMGDTYTILVTGRETAGRYTLIDMLVPPGGGPAPHRHDFEEMFSVLEGEIELTFRGQTLTARAGETVNIPANAPHAFTNRTDRTARMLCVCAPAGQEEFFLAVGTLVATRTTPAPTMSEAEREAFKRKAAELAPKYRTELLPPA
- a CDS encoding TetR family transcriptional regulator gives rise to the protein MKRDAQATRKRILEAAVAEFSHYGIAGARVDRIAAASASNKAMIYTYFGSKEGLLEAVGEWLVAWHLQEVPLDTQDLPEYAARVFDRYQAHPELMRLVNWDRLERGGGGEKASRLAETVQAKVEAIAQAQREGRLGTHFPAPVLLELLLALVELPTCVADLRDEEARAARRQAIKDAVARLIER
- a CDS encoding SDR family oxidoreductase, which translates into the protein MTLRNEPRTALVTGATGGIGQETALELARQGYRVLVTARDAAKGQQVLEDLRAQGRGAVPELFVGDLSSMGDVRRIALEVRDRHGRLDVLVNNAGGVFRERRTTVDGFESTFAFNHLAYFLLTHLLLEPLRAAGRARVVSVSSSANRMGRVRWDDPQFTQGYSPTAAYAQSKLMNILFANALARRLRSTGVTSNSLHPGRVRSGFGEDLTGLTRVIFNLTSFWALSPQQGAQTSVYLATSPEVGGVTGTYFQDKKPQRANRVAYDQAAQDRLWALSEQVVGRWLDPVEQEQAAVPR
- a CDS encoding serine hydrolase domain-containing protein, producing the protein MNTFVTQTIPDALVPLHRDLQLRAQRDDFSGVVLVDHQGDTLFQQSYGWAQRGSRTPNTLDTCFNLASISKCFTAIGVLQLAQRGLLAFEDPVSRFLPEWPQPVGHQITVHHLLTHQAGLPALSPEDWRNNDRTVGGIVARLRQLPHADEPGTLVDYSNSAYILLAGLLERVSGQDYFTYLARNVFEPAGMNHTRFPDLDLDPPETAFGYVHRDADGRPNPDAPLRMVLGSAGWKAMGSHGAYGTAHDLVQFTRALLDQRLLAPELTRLALEGKVDFQLPPFPQCRYGYGFIERSRGPEGWRGVGHTGGGLGVSDEVVVFPEQRMTVVVLGNFDSSNAWEVVDQVVEALATP
- a CDS encoding helix-turn-helix domain-containing protein, whose product is MPDTPMTHTFPSCEGITVILHDVPTMVDVETGEVVGFRLDVSGAIAHLVQEAARGQAPGATVERCYEPHSELAPPTPDPVSLELRRVLRERGLTGAEIAERLGIKPPLVSRWLSSNSHQHGMDTLRRIADALDMDVEVKLKPRERKTAS
- a CDS encoding HD-GYP domain-containing protein yields the protein MTRRGRVYWRLAQHAAQWSPTAHTGRVALLAVAVAWQLGLSPAQVREVCLAGLLHDLGKLLIPTRVRRKAGPLSGQDWRQMQRHPVYSACLTGLLPGASRTVRAAVRHHHERLDGAGYPDRLSGEAVPLLARVLAVCDVYDALISPRSYKPAWPAQAVVRELRDQAGPHFDPQVVAALGAVLGWPPTPAVPA